The genomic window GTGGCCGGGCAAACCGGCTGGCTCGTTCCTCCGAGAGAACCCGAGGCGCTGGCGAAGGCCCTCCTTGACGCAGCCTCCGATCGGCAACGCCTGAACCAGTTCGGCCAGGAGGGCCGCGATCGGATCGAGCGTCACTTCTCAATTCGACGGGTGATTCGAGCCTACAGTGACCTCTGGGCCGCAATCCTCGGACTGAAGGCTTCGGAGCCCAAAGCACTCTCGTGCTGAAGGATCGAACGACAAACCGCGTCGTTGCGACGGTTCCGTGATCGTGCTAAGGTCGCTCCGAACCGATCCGAAGCAATCGAGGAGGTGAGCATGGCAGAAACCTGGGATCAAATCCGGCTCATTCTGGACGATCGAACACTGCTAGGTATCTCGTTAGGATCATGGACTGTCTTTCTGGGGTTGCTCGTCGGACTCGCGTTTGCGTTTCGGGTCCTCCTCGCCGTGGCCAAGAGCCGATCTCGTCGGCTGGCCGATCGCTCCGAGCTTCCGCTGCACGATTACCTCTGCCAGATACTCGACCACACCTGGTCGATCAGCATCGTGGCCCTGTCCGCCTATCTCGCGCAAACACTCGTTGATTTTCGAGGATCGATTGATCCCACCGCGGCCGCCGTGGGGAACACCATCCGCGCCCTCTCGTTAATTGTCCTGTTCCTCCAGGTTGGCCGATGGGGGATGGGTCTGATTGATGAGGGTCTTACGCACGGCTTTCGGTTCGCCAACTTCAGTGAATCGGCGGCAAGAACGGCACATGGCGTTGTCCGGTTCTTCGCCCTGGCCGGCTTGTGGGGAATCATCCTGATCCTGATCCTCGGCAGCTTCGGGGTCGAGATCACTCCGCTCCTGGCCGGCCTGGGAGTCGGTGGAATCGCGGTCGCATTCGCCTTGCAGCAAATCCTCGGAGACATTTTCTGCTCGGTCGCCATCGTGCTGGACAAGCCATTCGAGGTCGGCGACTTCATCATCACAGGCGATCATATGGGCGTGGTCGAATTCATCGGTGTCAAGACGACCCGCGTCCGGAGCCTTGGCGGAGAGCAAATCGTCTTCCCGAATTCGGATTTGATCGGGAGCCGAGTGCGAAACTACAAGCGCATGGTCGAACGCCGGGTGACCTTCGGCTTCGGCGTGCGTTACGATACTCCGGCCGAGATTCTCGAGCGCATTCCCGCGGAGGTTCGGGAAACGATCGAGTCCCTCGAGCAAGTTCGGTTCGATCGCGCCCACTTCGCCAAGTTCGGCGACAGCTCACTCGATTTCGAAGTCGTTTATTACGTCCTGAGCCCCGACTACAATCAGTACATGGATCTTCAACAGTTCATCAATCTTTCCCTGGTGCGCCGTCTCGAAGCGCTCAACGTCGAGTTCGCCTTTCCTTCCCGATCGCTCTACATCGAGGAAAACGCCGGTCTGTCACAGGCCCGGGGGTTCGCCGGAACGTCGTCCTGAATCCTCCCACCAACCGATCCTCTCAACCGTCACATTTCTTGCCCTTCGGAACCCTTCGACACCGATGCTTACCTCGACTGATCGTACTGAACCCCGACGGATACGACCTTGTCGTCGGCAGTTGCTGAGGTGCGCCGCTGTAATCGTGAGCCTGATTGCCCTCGATGCAATCCCGGCTCGGGAGGCCCACGGCAGACAGGTCGCCGAGTCTGTCGAGCTTCGGCTCGATCGCTTCTACGGTCGCCTTGATGCAAATGCCGACGGTGTGCTGAACCGCCAGGGGGACGAGGTCCCCGCTCGGGTCTGGGATCGGATCGAGGCCGGAGGGGTGGATGTCGGTGATGGTACGGTCGATCGCGTCGGGTTTGGCGAGGCGCTGATCGATCAGGTCCGATGGTTCGGCATTGCTTCGCTCGTTCCCGCAGTCGTCGCGCTGGGCCTGGCCTTCTGGACGCGGGATGTCTTGCTCTCCCTGTTTGCCGGAATCGTCAGCGGATCGG from Tautonia rosea includes these protein-coding regions:
- a CDS encoding mechanosensitive ion channel family protein, whose translation is MAETWDQIRLILDDRTLLGISLGSWTVFLGLLVGLAFAFRVLLAVAKSRSRRLADRSELPLHDYLCQILDHTWSISIVALSAYLAQTLVDFRGSIDPTAAAVGNTIRALSLIVLFLQVGRWGMGLIDEGLTHGFRFANFSESAARTAHGVVRFFALAGLWGIILILILGSFGVEITPLLAGLGVGGIAVAFALQQILGDIFCSVAIVLDKPFEVGDFIITGDHMGVVEFIGVKTTRVRSLGGEQIVFPNSDLIGSRVRNYKRMVERRVTFGFGVRYDTPAEILERIPAEVRETIESLEQVRFDRAHFAKFGDSSLDFEVVYYVLSPDYNQYMDLQQFINLSLVRRLEALNVEFAFPSRSLYIEENAGLSQARGFAGTSS